One genomic segment of Octopus sinensis linkage group LG22, ASM634580v1, whole genome shotgun sequence includes these proteins:
- the LOC115223162 gene encoding E3 ubiquitin-protein ligase RNF103, whose protein sequence is MWLRIVLLIIYIAVLFVIARLLETFAWYDAGLLAHRLLDPMTLSVKKLKALLEQRGVGYEGIVEKKELTGLVEATGVVTDDEVLEVGEIEDPAEVTNFTSGYDFYEQVEDTKDSVWLVQVIASGHNSSFINNASWKTVRKKVAKFGVRAGVMDCSLDWKLCRNKGWYSSQVILSLPENFKTKANVVMYVYNGPAKPSSMFKWVKNKLNRKVKQIADYDELKREWLSFQKKYEIRVVLFTELASIPLIFSALSVKFPGRVRFGTMNSKSGSGKETLARLKLKPPACFVIAPGKTLVYGSRPGELLTFRSMENFLKSLYPEVNDFFILSLIVTNLMGWFELFLSQGSLFRRLLRLICCCIKYNIVLIILWQPLLALFQLSYFEILLEWGLLALHFLSGSSIGSIIRKDLIFYSNSRYLLLGTFSLYSLLVGYIQYKRKNGMIAEDEFDWFNFAQLLNFNPLLNPSFQIVHPGGLYAMYLLESSDMLFGHFPDLVVTEMQSVVSSDYIKHLPRWKYGRVLNHNENSKLKCSHKDDVENLIATPNHGFCSGSPDFESGDNPAIQMMDGNYCCGCMQRNAASSESCVSTSPPPDLSEEQQSRKSNDVCCPLHKRKHSSASSADECKHNSLCSASSKANAREANHLVCSENYKLVPDGFLQTSQCVICLEDFVIGADICGLPCAHFFHECCILRWLYRMSYACPMCRWLSYNPKPGLDLCEIFSAVPN, encoded by the exons atgtggCTACGGATAGTGTTGCTCATCATTTACATTGCCGTTCTGTTCGTCATCGCTCGTCTCTTGGAGACGTTCGCTTGGTACGATGCCGGTCTGCTCGCTCACCGTTTGCTCGACCCGATGACTCTGTCCGTGAAGAAGCTGAAAGCACTTCTCGAGCAGAGAGGGGTCGGATACGAAGGCATCGTGGAGAAGAAGGAACTCACGGGTCTAGTAGAAGCCACAG GTGTCGTCACAGATGATGAAGTCCTGGAGGTTGGTGAAATAGAGGATCCCGCTGAAGTGACCAATTTTACATCTGGTTATGACTTCTACGAACAAGTTGAAGATACAAAAGACAGTGTTTGGCTAGTACAAGTAATTGCTAGTGGTCACAATAGCTCCTTTATCAATAATGCAAGTTGGAAAACTGTGCGGAAGAAAGTTGCCAAATTTGGGGTCAGAGCTGGTGTGATGGACTGTTCTCTTGACTGGAA gTTATGCAGAAATAAGGGTTGGTATTCGTCCCAAGTCATCTTATCCCTCCCTGAGAACTTCAAAACTAAAGCCaatgttgttatgtatgtttaCAATGGACCTGCCAAACCCAGTTCCATGTTTAAATGGGTAAAGAATAAACTGAATCGAAAAGTGAAGCAAATTGCCGACTACGATGAGTTAAAGCGAGAATGGCTGTCTTtccaaaaaaaatatgaaatccgGGTTGTCCTCTTCACGGAGTTGGCATCCATACCGCTGATATTCTCGGCTCTCAGTGTTAAATTTCCAGGTCGTGTACGTTTTGGGACTATGAATTCTAAATCTGGATCAGGAAAAGAAACTCTAGCTCGTCTGAAACTAAAGCCTCCTGCTTGCTTTGTGATAGCCCCCGGCAAAACCCTTGTTTATGGCTCGCGGCCAGGTGAATTGTTGACGTTTCGATCAATGGAAAATTTTCTCAAGTCCTTATATCCTGAAGtgaatgatttctttattttaagtttGATTGTTACCAATTTAATGGGTTGGTTTGAATTGTTTCTCAGTCAAGGAAGTCTGTTTCGCCGACTGCTCCGCCTTATCTGCTGTTGTATTAAATACAATATTGTACTTATTATTTTGTGGCAGCCTTTGCTGGCTCTCTTTCAGTTGTCTTATTTTGAAATACTTTTGGAATGGGGTTTGCTGGCCCTGCATTTCCTCAGCGGCTCGTCTATTGGAAGCATCATTCGGAAAGATCTCATTTTTTACAGTAACAGCCGATATCTACTATTAGGGACATTTTCCTTGTATTCTTTACTGGTTGGATACATCCAGTACAAACGGAAGAATGGTATGATTGCCGAAGATGAATTCGATTGGTTCAACTTTGCTCAGCTGTTAAACTTTAACCCCTTGTTAAATCCGTCTTTCCAAATAGTACATCCAGGGGGCTTGTACGCGATGTATCTGCTGGAAAGCAGCGACATGTTGTTTGGACACTTTCCTGATTTAGTAGTCACCGAGATGCAATCTGTGGTCTCCAGTGATTACATTAAACACCTACCTCGATGGAAATATGGCAGAGTACTTAACCACAATGAAAATTCAAAGCTAAAATGTTCTCATAAAGATGATGTTGAAAATTTAATTGCTACACCGAATCATGGATTTTGCTCAGGTTCACCAGATTTTGAATCCGGGGATAACCCTGCAATTCAAATGATGGACGGAAATTACTGCTGTGGTTGTATGCAAAGGAATGCAGCCTCGTCTGAATCTTGTGTCTCAACTTCACCTCCACCAGATCTGTCAGAAGAGCAGCAGTCTCGTAAATCGAATGATGTCTGCTGTCCtttacacaaaagaaaacactCTTCGGCCTCGAGTGCAGACGAATGCAAGCACAATTCTCTCTGTTCTGCATCCTCAAAGGCCAACGCCAGAGAAGCAAACCATCTTGTCTGCTCTGAAAATTACAAGTTGGTGCCTGATGGTTTTCTACAGACAAGCCAATGTGTGATATGTTTGGAAGATTTTGTAATTGGTGCTGACATTTGTGGCCTTCCCTGTGCTCATTTCTTTCATGAATGCTGTATATTACGTTGGTTGTATAGAATGAGTTATGCATGCCCCATGTGTCGGTGGCTCTCTTATAATCCGAAACCGGGCTTGGACTTGTGTGAAATTTTCTCTGCAGTTCCTAACTAA